A region of Sugiyamaella lignohabitans strain CBS 10342 chromosome A, complete sequence DNA encodes the following proteins:
- a CDS encoding DNAJ domain protein, DNAJC9 family translates to MAKNKNTKKEELKKAKPAEKSKPETKEIEDEEEEQFDELVNEEINPYEVLGLDQSKSKEITEQDIKKAYRRKALTTHPDKATNEEEKAIFHTEFQKVAFAYSVLSDAERRKVYDRTGSLSEVESEASFRDLFSDLCKAEVSKELIEQDKKEYRESGEEEQDILKYYKEGKGDMEFIFENVIHSDVLEDEERIRGIIQKAIDEKVVPAYSKFTKESATSKKKRRLAATKEAQEAEELAEELGLNKARAKANSDEDALALLIKSRHQDKFSSLINQLEAKYADEPKKKKKKSKN, encoded by the coding sequence ATGGcaaagaataaaaataccAAGAAGGAAGAGCTCAAGAAAGCAAAGCCTGCTGAAAAGAGCAAACCAGAGACCAAAGAAAtcgaagatgaggaagaagaacagtTTGACGAATTAGTAAATGAAGAGATCAATCCTTATGAGGTTTTGGGATTGGATCAGTCCAAGTCGAAAGAGATTACAGAACAAGATATTAAGAAAGCATACAGAAGAAAGGCACTCACCACACATCCAGATAAGGCTACAaacgaggaagaaaaggcGATATTTCACACCGAGTTCCAGAAAGTCGCGTTTGCATACAGCGTACTAAGCGATGCTGAGCGACGGAAGGTGTATGATCGCACTGGAAGCTTGAGTGAGGTGGAGTCAGAAGCCAGCTTCAGGGATCTATTTTCTGACCTGTGTAAAGCAGAAGTGTCCAAGGAACTGATTGAACAAGATAAGAAGGAATATAGAGAGAGTGGAGAGGAAGAGCAGGACATTCTCAAGTACTACAAAGAAGGCAAGGGAGACATggagtttatttttgaaaacGTCATTCACAGCGATGTCCTCGAAGACGAGGAGAGAATTCGTGGAATCATTCAAAAGGCAATCGATGAAAAAGTTGTCCCTGCGTACTCCAAATTTACAAAGGAAAGTGCtaccagcaagaaaaagcGCAGACTGGCTGCAACAAAAGAAGCCCAAGAGGCTGAAGAGCTAGCAGAGGAGCTGGGTCTGAACAAAGCAAGAGCCAAAGCCAATTCAGACGAAGATGCATTAGCATTGCTCATAAAATCACGTCACCAGGACAAGTTCTCCAGTCTCATAAACCAACTCGAAGCAAAGTATGCAGATGAGcctaaaaagaagaagaagaagagcaagaacTAA
- the POL90 gene encoding polyprotein of L1-like non-LTR retrotransposon Zorro 1 (polyprotein of non-LTR retrotransposon Zorro 1 and repeat region-related DNA), which translates to MSEDIHPVEYYKTLLPQIPELIIIAGDFNLHHPMWQSTEQVTREANSWADWVNDNGLLLATVPNVPTHIFGNTIDLTFATPNITITPEKSEDVGSDHYLQKWRIDTNPLDIELLQTYGGRYNYKRADWEKFEKVLDSRAALITIPKKLRGYSNRKSTHKVADRYATQLIGLLCDCLDEAVPKLKIVPRSKRWWTPELRQAKRDAVRARRRARSQPTEENRRLRQQANEEYASKILEAKTNTWNSYLASCRGTDIYDALKMIKPREPVPIMPALRLETGELAQTFEEQEEELYRGLFPQVKPSTRRLLKVVKTGQWKSLRMQEIEDAIRDQAPNKAPGPDGVKTVAIKRAWAVIRFRKLLKGLLQYCVRVGYHPKCFREGITVVIPKRKRDPALARSYRPITLLSTLGKVLEKIMQRRLTALTSGMLPVDQYGGRHGYSAVEAAHKLVHHAEKRMKRDQVTSVLAIDIKGAFDHVHRDTLLNTMGGMGLPTAVQNWVYQFMRGRRTSLVIDGKRTKERRIATGIPQGSPISPLLFLIYTSPLYPLIKSMGGKVIGFIDDITIYVSSTRYAENTAKLSNILARCHEWATSAHAFIDYGEKLGFMHIAKRVTPKGCRRLILPTGERIQATSSLKLLGVTIDRQLKFEEHAKSVINKGQSALNVIRRLGGVTRGVTGATMRCLYKSCVRSILEYASPIWYNRIRKGLKDAIQRIQNAALRSILGAYKPTAIVSLHRDAEIPPVEHRMLETEQYYLVRLHRDLHRYNPHRIRARKLYSGTMLGDRLDELYRTVEVTDIKKDRYRLWKPPWASRDSEAISKASSQKKSIRKEIRSQCYQKWEIEYTQSPKGAFYRSFTAPRLYSTKHANALRPFLYESPRGELSKLVQLRTGMGAMGSFFQRFRISNRRYDCRCGVEETVEHILRDCPLTEQHRPILRDASRELDLPSLLDTRKGLKAVASFLKANPSLLS; encoded by the coding sequence ATGAGCGAAGATATCCACCCCGTGGAATATTACAAGACTTTACTCCCTCAAATTCCAGAACTCATTATTatcgcaggagattttaatcttcatcatcctaTGTGGCAGAGCACTGAGCAAGTCACCAGAGAGGCAAACAGCTGGGCAGATTGGGTTAACGACAATGGACTCCTACTAGCTACGGTGCCGAATGTTCCAACTCATATTTTTGGCAATACGATCGATTTAACATTCGCAACCCCAAACATAACCATCACGCCAGAGAAGAGTGAAGATGTAGGCTCAGACCATTACCTTCAGAAATGGAGGATCGACACCAATCCATTAGACATTGAGTTGCTTCAAACCTATGGTGGAAGGTACAATTATAAGCGGGCTGATTGGGAAAAGTTCGAGAAGGTTTTGGACTCCCGAGCGGCTCTGATAACCATTCCCAAGAAACTCCGGGGCTACAGCAATCGAAAATCCACACACAAAGTCGCAGACAGATACGCCACACAGCTTATTGGATTGCTCTGTGATTGTTTGGATGAGGCGGTGCCAAAATTGAAGATTGTTCCTAGGAGCAAGAGGTGGTGGACACCTGAATTACGACAGGCCAAGCGCGACGCTGTTAGAGCTCGAAGACGAGCACGCAGTCAGCCCACTGAGGAGAATAGAAGGCTGCGGCAGCAAGCTAACGAGGAGTATGCCTCTAAGATTCTAGAGGCCAAGACCAACACCTGGAACTCATACCTCGCCTCATGTCGTGGAACCGACATTTATGACGCACTTAAGATGATCAAACCTCGCGAACCAGTACCGATAATGCCCGCCCTCCGGTTGGAAACCGGCGAATTGGCTCAAACATTTGAAGAGCAGGAAGAGGAACTTTATCGGGGTTTGTTTCCGCAGGTCAAGCCCTCGACGAGAAGATTGCTCAAAGTGGTCAAAACCGGCCAATGGAAGAGCCTACGTATGCAAGAAATCGAAGACGCCATACGCGATCAAGCGCCCAACAAGGCTCCCGGGCCCGATGGAGTCAAAACAGTCGCTATCAAACGAGCGTGGGCAGTGATACGCTTCCGTAAACTGCTGAAGGGCCTTCTACAGTACTGTGTTAGAGTTGGCTATCATCCAAAATGCTTTCGAGAAGGAATCACTGTCGTTATTCCCAAACGAAAGCGAGATCCTGCATTGGCGCGGTCCTACCGGCCGATTACACTACTGAGTACATTAGGCAAAGTTCTGGAGAAGATTATGCAACGTCGACTGACAGCTCTAACCAGTGGAATGCTGCCAGTAGATCAGTATGGTGGTCGTCATGGCTACTCCGCAGTGGAAGCAGCCCACAAGCTTGTGCATCACGCTGAAAAACGAATGAAGCGGGATCAGGTTACTTCAGTCCTTGCCATAGATATCAAAGGAGCTTTTGATCACGTCCACCGGGACACGCTCCTCAACACTATGGGGGGAATGGGGCTACCTACAGCAGTGCAGAACTGGGTTTACCAATTTATGAGAGGAAGACGAACAAGCCTGGTGATTGATGGGAAGCGTACTAAAGAGCGTAGAATAGCAACGGGTATTCCTCAGGGCTCGCCCATATCCCCACTACTATTCTTGATATACACGAGCCCGCTATATCCGTTGATCAAAAGCATGGGCGGCAAAGTCATTGGATTCATCGACGATATCACCATCTATGTATCGAGCACTAGATACGCAGAAAACACGGCCAAGCTGAGCAATATCTTAGCTCGATGCCATGAATGGGCAACTTCAGCACATGCGTTCATTGACTACGGCGAGAAGCTGGGATTCATGCACATTGCAAAACGTGTAACTCCAAAGGGGTGTAGGCGGCTCATACTCCCCACGGGGGAGAGAATTCAAGCAACTAGCTCCCTAAAGTTATTGGGAGTCACTATAGACCGCCAACTTAAGTTCGAAGAGCACGCTAAATCAGTAATCAACAAAGGCCAGTCAGCGTTAAATGTCATTCGTCGCTTGGGAGGAGTTACTCGAGGAGTAACTGGCGCTACCATGAGATGCCTCTACAAAAGCTGTGTTAGGTCTATACTCGAGTATGCCAGTCCAATTTGGTACAATCGAATCAGAAAAGGATTAAAGGATGCTATCCAAAGGATCCAAAATGCAGCTCTCCGAAGTATCTTAGGGGCCTACAAACCAACGGCCATCGTCAGCCTTCACCGAGACGCGGAAATCCCCCCTGTTGAGCATAGAATGCTGGAAACTGaacaatattatttagtACGACTCCATCGTGACCTTCATAGGTATAACCCCCACCGTATTCGAGCTAGAAAGCTATACTCTGGAACCATGTTGGGTGACCGATTGGATGAATTGTATAGGACAGTTGAAGTTACGGACATCAAAAAGGACAGGTACAGACTTTGGAAACCCCCCTGGGCTTCCAGAGACAGTGAAGCCATATCTAAGGCaagcagccagaagaaatctaTACGCAAGGAAATTAGATCACAATGCTACCAAAAATGGGAGATAGAGTACACTCAGTCGCCGAAAGGAGCTTTTTACCGGTCCTTCACAGCTCCCCGGCTCTACTCTACAAAGCACGCGAATGCACTGCGACCTTTTCTTTATGAAAGTCCGCGAGGAGAACTAAGCAAGTTGGTTCAGTTAAGAACGGGTATGGGTGCAATGGGCTCGTTCTTTCAGAGATTTCGAATCAGTAATCGTAGATATGATTGCCGATgtggagttgaagaaacggtGGAGCATATCCTCCGAGACTGTCCACTTACTGAACAACATCGACCGATCCTCCGCGACGCATCCCGTGAACTGGATCTaccatctcttcttgataccCGAAAGGGTCTCAAAGCGGTCGCCTCCTTCCTTAAGGCGAATCCGTCACTTTTAAGCTAA
- the POL31 gene encoding Pol31p (Subunit of DNA polymerase delta (polymerase III); essential for cell viability; involved in DNA replication and DNA repair; forms a complex with Rev3p, Rev7p and Pol32p; relocalizes to the cytosol in response to hypoxia; GO_component: GO:0005829 - cytosol [Evidence IDA] [PMID 22932476]; GO_component: GO:0043625 - delta DNA polymerase complex [Evidence TAS] [PMID 9745046]; GO_component: GO:0005634 - nucleus [Evidence IEA,IEA]; GO_component: GO:0005634 - nucleus [Evidence IDA] [PMID 22932476]; GO_function: GO:0003677 - DNA binding [Evidence IEA]; GO_function: GO:0003887 - DNA-directed DNA polymerase activity [Evidence IEA,IEA,IEA]; GO_function: GO:0003887 - DNA-directed DNA polymerase activity [Evidence IDA] [PMID 18635534]; GO_function: GO:0003887 - DNA-directed DNA polymerase activity [Evidence TAS] [PMID 9745046]; GO_function: GO:0016779 - nucleotidyltransferase activity [Evidence IEA]; GO_function: GO:0008310 - single-stranded DNA 3'-5' exodeoxyribonuclease activity [Evidence TAS] [PMID 9745046]; GO_function: GO:0016740 - transferase activity [Evidence IEA]; GO_process: GO:0006260 - DNA replication [Evidence IEA,IEA]; GO_process: GO:0043137 - DNA replication, removal of RNA primer [Evidence IDA] [PMID 16837458]; GO_process: GO:0006278 - RNA-dependent DNA replication [Evidence IDA] [PMID 17429354]; GO_process: GO:0006284 - base-excision repair [Evidence TAS] [PMID 9745046]; GO_process: GO:0006273 - lagging strand elongation [Evidence TAS] [PMID 9745046]; GO_process: GO:0006272 - leading strand elongation [Evidence TAS] [PMID 9745046]; GO_process: GO:0006298 - mismatch repair [Evidence TAS] [PMID 10072354]; GO_process: GO:0006289 - nucleotide-excision repair [Evidence TAS] [PMID 9745046]; GO_process: GO:0006301 - postreplication repair [Evidence TAS] [PMID 9745046]): MKSNTFKHYGAPPVKKEKYTDPETDSVDLEDESGRLHLKGDLVKSELLVTGTVVAVLGTEGSEGDFHVMDIKLPGYAPQKPKGNGSGYVALVSGIAINGERDRYEIELLEEYLSGELGGQNDRKLVSQVSHLILAGDSVTDFISKEDDANTASATSKNTKYRYGADNSTFHPEPMVRLDEVVANLAKTVPVSIMPGKLDPVTSSLPQQPFHQALFTSARPLIQSKIVTTTTDPYWWDLDGVRIFGSSGQTIDDIYKYVAGDDRVNMINHTLLWRHCAPTAPDTLWSYPFQDNDPFILNETPHIYFVGNQPKFETVHIREGDTEVRIIALPKFSETGQFVLVDLETLDTKLISIGTAS; this comes from the coding sequence atgaaatcTAACACCTTTAAGCACTATGGAGCTCCACCAGTAAAAAAGGAAAAGTATACAGATCCAGAGACAGACAGCGTAGATTTGGAGGACGAATCGGGTCGATTGCATTTGAAGGGTGATTTGGTCAAAAGTGAGCTGTTAGTTACAGGTACAGTAGTGGCAGTTTTAGGGACAGAAGGTTCAGAGGGCGATTTCCATGTCATGGATATCAAGCTTCCTGGATATGCCCCACAGAAACCGAAAGGTAATGGCTCGGGATATGTGGCTCTGGTTTCGGGAATAGCCATTAATGGAGAGCGAGACAGATATGAAATAGAGCTATTAGAGGAGTACTTGAGTGGGGAACTTGGAGGGCAAAACGACAGAAAACTTGTCTCGCAGGTATCACATTTGATACTTGCAGGCGATTCAGTGACGGATTTCATctcaaaagaagatgatgccAACACGGCCAGTGCTACGAGCAAGAACACTAAATACCGCTATGGAGCTGATAACTCGACGTTCCACCCAGAACCCATGGTGCGGTTAGATGAGGTTGTTGCCAACCTTGCGAAGACAGTGCCTGTGTCTATTATGCCAGGAAAACTTGATCCTGTGACTAGCAGTCTGCCCCAGCAGCCTTTTCACCAGGCATTGTTTACTTCCGCCAGGCCATTAATCCAGTCTAAAATTGtaaccacaacaacagatCCTTATTGGTGGGATCTAGACGGTGTCCGAATCTTTGGTAGTAGTGGACAGACTATCGATGATATCTACAAATATGTAGCAGGTGACGATAGAGTCAACATGATCAACCACACCCTTCTGTGGAGACACTGTGCTCCTACCGCGCCAGATACCCTGTGGAGCTACCCATTCCAAGATAACGACCCATTCATTCTTAACGAGACTcctcatatttattttgtggGCAACCAGCCAAAGTTCGAGACGGTCCACATCAGAGAGGGCGATACAGAAGTGAGAATAATCGCACTTCCCAAGTTCTCAGAGACTGGACAGTTTGTTCTAGTCGACTTAGAAACGCTAGACACTAAACTCATCTCTATCGGCACCGCAAGCTAA
- the MSM1 gene encoding methionine--tRNA ligase MSM1 (Mitochondrial methionyl-tRNA synthetase (MetRS); functions as a monomer in mitochondrial protein synthesis; functions similarly to cytoplasmic MetRS although the cytoplasmic form contains a zinc-binding domain not found in Msm1p; GO_component: GO:0005737 - cytoplasm [Evidence IEA]; GO_component: GO:0005759 - mitochondrial matrix [Evidence IEA]; GO_component: GO:0005739 - mitochondrion [Evidence IEA]; GO_component: GO:0005739 - mitochondrion [Evidence IDA] [PMID 14576278]; GO_component: GO:0005739 - mitochondrion [Evidence IDA] [PMID 16823961]; GO_component: GO:0005739 - mitochondrion [Evidence IDA,IMP] [PMID 2645139]; GO_function: GO:0005524 - ATP binding [Evidence IEA,IEA]; GO_function: GO:0004812 - aminoacyl-tRNA ligase activity [Evidence IEA,IEA]; GO_function: GO:0016874 - ligase activity [Evidence IEA]; GO_function: GO:0004825 - methionine-tRNA ligase activity [Evidence IEA,IEA]; GO_function: GO:0004825 - methionine-tRNA ligase activity [Evidence IMP,ISS] [PMID 2645139]; GO_function: GO:0000166 - nucleotide binding [Evidence IEA,IEA]; GO_process: GO:0006431 - methionyl-tRNA aminoacylation [Evidence IEA]; GO_process: GO:0006431 - methionyl-tRNA aminoacylation [Evidence IMP,ISS] [PMID 2645139]; GO_process: GO:0006418 - tRNA aminoacylation for protein translation [Evidence IEA]; GO_process: GO:0006412 - translation [Evidence IEA]), which translates to MHSMAVADLMKRWQVFLNPERGGFMTTGTDEHGVKVEQAAKSVGRDTKEFVDETSQSFKILADKAELDYDRFIRTTDKDHIEASQALWKILQENGYIYQGTHQGWYCVSDETFYPETQIMRETVTKDGKEVEQMVSRETGKPVEWTSEVNYFFALSKLRDRLLEHIRSNKQFIVPEEKYRFVENEVAQGLSDLSISRPRSRCSWGVPVPGDEENQVMYVWLDALTNYLTSTGFPWKSEQAYLDSQWPADVHVVGKDILRFHTIYWPAFLLAAGIPVPKQVVVHSHWTIEGTKMSKSLGNVVDPIDTINKYGIDSVRYFLANDSYLDHDTPFSNDRVQQRHNTDLVNRYGNLVVRICGPKFNINRSLAIDTDSIFENGQFSLPGIYDRHTALVKQTNELLSNVSRFMSQYDSARALDQVWNLIKEANLFVQDTAPWTYKSADQVNLQDALIKDSAECARVASIVLLPFLPLVANTMLDRLAVDKNKRSHQYAQYGADNSYGVSANRKGDYPIAGIE; encoded by the coding sequence ATGCATTCAATGGCAGTAGCTGATTTGATGAAACGATGGCAGGTATTTTTGAATCCCGAGCGAGGTGGGTTTATGACGACCGGTACAGATGAACATGGAGTGAAGGTAGAACAGGCTGCGAAGTCAGTGGGTCGAGATACTAAAGAGTTTGTTGACGAGACGTCGCAGTCTTTCAAGATTCTGGCTGATAAAGCGGAACTCGATTATGACAGGTTCATCCGAACGACTGATAAAGATCACATCGAGGCGTCGCAAGCGCTATGGAAGATATTACAGGAAAAtggatatatatatcaagGAACCCATCAAGGCTGGTATTGTGTTTCTGATGAGACATTTTACCCAGAAACTCAGATTATGAGGGAGACGGTCACTAAGGATGGTAAAGAGGTGGAGCAGATGGTTTCTCGAGAAACCGGCAAACCAGTTGAATGGACGTCAGAAGtcaattatttttttgcattatcTAAGCTCCGTGATAGGTTGTTAGAACATATCCGGTCAAACAAACAATTCATTGTTCCAGAGGAAAAGTATAGATTTGTAGAGAACGAGGTTGCTCAGGGCTTGAGCGATTTAAGTATTTCTCGACCCAGATCCCGTTGCTCTTGGGGTGTCCCGGTTCCAGGTGATGAGGAGAATCAAGTAATGTATGTGTGGCTTGACGCATTAACAAACTATCTCACAAGTACAGGCTTTCCATGGAAATCCGAGCAAGCCTATCTTGACAGCCAATGGCCGGCTGATGTCCATGTCGTGGGTAAAGATATTCTTCGGTTCCACACTATTTATTGGCCAGCCTTCcttcttgctgctggcaTTCCTGTTCCCAagcaggtggtggttcATAGCCACTGGACTATAGAAGGCACCAAAATGTCCAAATCTCTTGGAAATGTTGTTGATCCAATCGACACTATTAACAAGTACGGTATTGACAGTGTGAGGTACTTTCTTGCAAATGACTCTTACCTAGATCATGATACTCCGTTTTCAAATGACCGTGTGCAGCAAAGACACAATACGGATCTGGTAAACCGGTACGGAAACCTGGTTGTTCGAATTTGCGGTCCCAaattcaacatcaacagatCTTTGGCCATTGATACCGACTCTATCTTTGAAAATGGTCAGTTTTCGCTCCCAGGTATATATGACCGACACACTGCGCTGGTGAAACAGACTAATGAGCTTCTTTCAAATGTATCACGATTCATGTCACAGTATGATTCAGCTAGAGCTCTGGATCAGGTGTGGAATTTAATCAAGGAAGCTAATCTCTTTGTCCAAGATACGGCTCCTTGGACATATAAATCTGCCGACCAAGTAAACCTACAAGACGCTCTTATAAAAGACTCTGCCGAGTGTGCCAGAGTCGCATCGATTGTCTTGCTCCCATTTCTACCCTTAGTTGCAAACACAATGCTTGACCGTCTGGCCGTAGACAAGAACAAGCGTTCACATCAGTATGCTCAGTACGGGGCCGATAACTCATATGGTGTATCTGCCAACCGAAAAGGTGACTATCCTATTGCTGGTATCGAATAA